One segment of Arthrobacter sp. MMS18-M83 DNA contains the following:
- a CDS encoding riboflavin synthase, with translation MFTGIVAEQGTVLSVEHDGEASATLRLMAPTTAEGLGLGGSIAVNGVCLTATDIDGQEFSVDVMGETLVRTTIGELTVGDTVNLERCVEAGGRLDGHVVQGHVDGVGQLLERESLGNWDRLRFAVPAPLARYIAEKGSIAVDGVSLTVTAVSPAEEENPWFEVGLIPTTLDETGLGAKATGGRVNLEVDVLAKYTERLLSFRIPAATGEVAL, from the coding sequence ATGTTTACCGGAATCGTTGCTGAACAAGGCACGGTCCTGTCTGTCGAGCACGACGGCGAGGCCAGTGCCACGCTGCGCCTGATGGCCCCCACGACCGCCGAAGGACTGGGCCTGGGCGGCTCGATCGCAGTCAACGGTGTGTGCCTCACCGCAACGGACATCGACGGCCAGGAGTTCAGCGTTGACGTCATGGGCGAAACCCTCGTCCGGACCACGATTGGGGAGCTGACCGTCGGCGACACCGTGAACCTTGAGCGTTGCGTCGAAGCCGGCGGCCGCTTGGACGGCCACGTCGTGCAGGGACACGTCGACGGCGTCGGGCAGCTTCTTGAGCGCGAGTCGCTGGGCAACTGGGACCGCCTTCGCTTCGCTGTCCCGGCCCCGCTTGCACGGTACATCGCCGAAAAGGGATCAATCGCCGTCGACGGCGTCTCGCTGACGGTCACTGCCGTCAGTCCCGCGGAAGAAGAGAATCCATGGTTTGAGGTTGGCCTCATCCCCACCACGCTGGACGAAACGGGACTTGGGGCGAAGGCCACCGGCGGTCGCGTCAACCTCGAAGTGGACGTGCTCGCCAAGTACACCGAGCGACTGCTGTCCTTCCGCATTCCGGCAGCGACCGGGGAGGTAGCCCTGTGA
- the ribD gene encoding bifunctional diaminohydroxyphosphoribosylaminopyrimidine deaminase/5-amino-6-(5-phosphoribosylamino)uracil reductase RibD, producing MSDATNRDFSDAESAAMDIALHVALRGHRGANPLVGAVVLGPNGQQLITGYHRGAGTAHAEADAIAKAQAKGLDLTGTTMVVTLEPCNHVGRTGPCTKAIIDAGISRVVYAVDDPHDPAAGGAGTLRAAGVDVQSGLAAAEALKLNREWFRAVEARRPFVTLHIAQTLDSRIAATDGTSQWISSPESLADNHGLRRLIDAILVGTETVLVDNPRLTARETDGQESESQPLRAVMGMREVPADAAVRGTDGKFIQLPTRVPAEALELLFAEGVRHVMVEGGSRILSAFLAAGLVDELIVYLAPTLLGAGTPALMDLGIITLADAQHWNWDDAGGGAVHALGRDLRLHLRSGPSDGNKPAWTKSPTEHHEPFPGKDASDTTIGGH from the coding sequence ATGAGTGACGCAACGAACCGAGACTTCTCTGACGCTGAGTCCGCAGCCATGGACATTGCCTTGCACGTGGCCCTCCGGGGACACCGCGGCGCCAATCCGTTGGTGGGAGCCGTGGTGCTCGGGCCCAACGGGCAGCAGCTCATCACCGGCTACCACCGCGGCGCCGGCACGGCGCATGCAGAGGCGGATGCGATCGCGAAGGCTCAGGCAAAGGGCTTGGACCTCACCGGGACAACCATGGTGGTGACCTTGGAGCCATGCAACCACGTCGGGCGTACGGGGCCGTGCACCAAGGCAATCATTGACGCCGGGATATCCCGCGTGGTCTACGCCGTGGACGATCCCCACGATCCCGCCGCAGGAGGTGCCGGCACGCTGCGCGCCGCCGGAGTGGACGTGCAGTCCGGGCTGGCCGCGGCGGAGGCCCTGAAGCTGAACCGCGAATGGTTCCGGGCTGTCGAGGCCAGGCGCCCGTTCGTCACGCTTCACATTGCACAGACCCTGGACAGCAGGATTGCCGCCACGGACGGGACCAGCCAATGGATCTCCAGTCCGGAATCGCTGGCCGACAATCACGGATTGCGCCGCCTGATTGACGCCATTCTGGTAGGGACGGAAACCGTCCTGGTAGACAACCCGCGGCTGACGGCACGGGAAACGGATGGCCAGGAATCGGAAAGCCAGCCGCTCCGAGCCGTCATGGGGATGCGCGAAGTTCCCGCTGACGCGGCGGTGCGGGGGACCGACGGCAAGTTTATCCAGCTGCCAACCCGCGTCCCGGCCGAGGCCTTGGAACTGCTCTTCGCCGAAGGCGTCCGGCACGTCATGGTGGAAGGCGGCTCCCGCATCCTAAGCGCTTTCCTCGCCGCGGGTCTCGTTGATGAATTGATCGTCTATCTTGCGCCCACGCTGTTGGGCGCCGGTACACCTGCCTTGATGGACCTCGGGATCATCACCCTGGCTGACGCCCAGCATTGGAATTGGGACGACGCCGGTGGTGGCGCCGTCCATGCACTGGGCCGTGACCTCCGGTTGCATTTGAGGTCCGGACCATCGGACGGAAACAAGCCGGCGTGGACTAAGTCGCCCACCGAACACCATGAACCATTTCCGGGCAAGGACGCCTCGGATACCACCATAGGAGGACACTGA
- the pnuC gene encoding nicotinamide riboside transporter PnuC — translation MDFLRWLFEAQIPVGGSVLVLREVLGNIFGLASALGGMRRKVWAWPIGIAGNLLLLTVFLGNVFGAASPATLWGQAGRQIMFISVAAYGWYRWRQGLQTGTQGRAIVPSWASPKVRIGMVAAMFAGTAALTPVFDSMGSYPPVWADAWTFMGSLLATYGMARGWTEFWLIWVAVDIVGVPLLFSAGYFASAFMYLFYGFFTLAGFFVWWRAERRESQAIMPTAEPEPVGALP, via the coding sequence ATGGACTTTCTGCGATGGCTCTTCGAAGCACAGATCCCCGTAGGTGGATCTGTACTGGTTCTTCGCGAAGTGCTAGGCAATATTTTCGGGCTCGCCAGCGCCCTGGGCGGTATGCGCCGCAAAGTCTGGGCATGGCCCATCGGGATCGCAGGCAACCTGCTCCTGCTGACGGTCTTTCTTGGCAACGTCTTCGGTGCGGCCTCGCCAGCAACACTCTGGGGCCAGGCAGGACGCCAGATCATGTTCATCAGCGTCGCCGCCTATGGCTGGTATCGCTGGCGCCAAGGCCTTCAAACCGGCACCCAAGGACGGGCCATTGTGCCCAGCTGGGCAAGCCCCAAAGTCCGCATCGGCATGGTGGCAGCCATGTTTGCCGGAACCGCCGCCCTGACTCCCGTCTTCGATTCCATGGGTTCCTACCCGCCCGTATGGGCCGACGCTTGGACCTTCATGGGTTCACTCCTGGCGACCTACGGCATGGCACGCGGCTGGACCGAATTCTGGTTGATCTGGGTGGCCGTGGACATCGTGGGAGTCCCGCTGCTTTTCAGCGCAGGCTACTTCGCCAGCGCTTTCATGTACCTCTTTTACGGCTTCTTCACGCTTGCTGGATTCTTCGTGTGGTGGCGGGCAGAGCGACGTGAAAGCCAAGCAATCATGCCAACGGCCGAGCCCGAACCAGTAGGAGCCCTCCCATGA